DNA from Poecilia reticulata strain Guanapo linkage group LG20, Guppy_female_1.0+MT, whole genome shotgun sequence:
TCTTCAGTCTTCAATAATCAGGACATAACTAAAATAAAGCTGCTGTCTAGGTCACAGTACAGttcttctctccttttcttGATTAAAGTTCAAACATATTCATCTTCTTTCCTACATTCTTTGCAATGTTTTGGGTCGCCAGAAGGTGGCGCACATACCTAATCTGTGACTGACTACCGTAGTACAACTCaagaaattagaatattgtcaaaaagtaaaaaaaaaaaaaaaaaaaagtagtaaattatttcagtaagtGAAGCTTGTATCCTATGAATTCAGAACATTAAGTGAAATATATCAGTCTTTAAAACCTTTGCATGGTGTACAAATGCAACACAGATACATCTGCGAGACAAACCAATGCACACTCATCCACTCcttcatattaatttaattgaataGCTACAAAGTCTAGACAAACTTTTTAGGTGtcaatgttaaataaattattagctACACAAAAGCATCCAAACTtctccaacaaaaacaaattgttttggaGAAGAGGTGAGAAATCTTCAAGAAACAAAGGAAGACCTCGAgtaatttctacatttattcTAGCAGACATTTTTGGCATGTTCTGAATGCTGAGACCTTCCttccaaactgaagactttctTGGTAACATATTCTCACCGTCAGGTTTTCATGTCAAACACTTTggcaacagtttttttatttttcagtacaACTCTAGTATATTCGATTTCTTGTGCATAATTTTACGCCAATTATGCAAATATTCTGCCTGGTGATCTCTGATTGTCAGCTGGCTGCCCCCGTGCCACATCCAGCAGTGACCTCCACCCATTATCTAACACTTCGTAGCTGCCGGCCTGGTTAACTCGTTAGGATCTGAGAAGAGCTTAAATGCAAAAGACTTTATCTGGAGTCCCACACAGATCATTTATAAAATTTTCCTCACTATCGTGAGTAACTTACAGCTGTGAAGTTTTTACAAAGCTGTTATTATAGGACAGTTTAATGCAGATgtgaaattttaaacttttctgctTGTCTTAATAGTGCAATGGGTCAGTTTTGTCTAACTCAAGATGCCGCACGTAGAtacgtttttatttaattgaaattacATCAAGTTTACTTTCTATAAATACACATGGTCTGGAAGGTCCATACACATGTTCCTATAAGGCCTTTAGAACATTCTTAGACATGTGCTGtcatttgtgttggtctgtgaaataaaacttcaataaaaatagGTTTATTGTTAATTGTCATCAGAGATGGAGCCAAGGGACCCAAGATAAATATGGGGGAGCTGCACAGATACAGAGCTCAGGTGAGAGGATACACCTCTTCCTGAATATACCATTCTCAAtgttcagacctaaatccaattttTCCCTACTCCTTAAATTTGTACCAGTCTGGAATTTTGATTGAGAGCCGCATAACATGTTTCCTTTCTTTGCATATCAATCCAGGcatatgacacaaaaaaaaaaaaaaaatttaataaaaaacaaaatcgcAATGTGAAAAACGTCATGGGGggcgtgaatacttttgtacaGCCCTCCAAATTTGTTTGAAAGGACAAAAAGATCAAACTCAAACtaacatttttgcttatttctGCTACATTTGTCCATGCCAGAGGGATTGTGATTACTTCATTTAACCCCAAACACATTTAGCAAATGAGCCAAGAGAACTCCATATTGCTAGcttaaataaatagattaaacatAGTCTCTGTTATTCTGTTTGATAACTATTATATCTTTCACTTGCGAGGCAGCactgaagcagcttgaagcctCTCTGGAGAACCCCTCGCTGCACATTAACAGCTCTGATGTAGAGTTTTCTTGCAAATTATCTTTAAAGCcctcagatttattttgtgactGCCTGAGGTGTCCGATTAAATGGTGGTCTGTGGTGCCTTGCTATCAGCTGTGGCTGAATGTTGTGCACAGCAGAAAATCCATTAtgctgcaagtttttttttttcttgtgcttttgcaactgaaaatgtgtgtgggaaaaaaataaataaacatctgcaTAAGCAGACTTTACAGCTTTATTGCAGCAGCTCATGTGGATGAGAATCTCCAGGGTCACTGACAGGATGCTTTAACAAACATTGAACAAGACAGTGCTTGGCCTTTATAGTGATGCTTCACCAGATTCCCCGTCCTCCCCGTCGGGGGATGAAACGTGGAGCTGCATGCAATATGCTTCCGTCCAGAGGTGTTGGCAGATCACTAGAGAGCTGTGCGTTCCCTAACTGCTTTAATTTTGAAGACTGGAAGCCGCCCAAAATGTAATGACAGCAAGTAAAAAGATTAACCATGAGAACAACTGCTAATCAAAAAGAAAACGCCTTTGAAAATGGAAGGAAGCAACTCCTCTGGGAGGATGTCCAGCTGAAAGAAAGATTATGAGACCGTTGTGTTTTTTAGAAAGCTGTGCCAGGTTTCTTACACTACATGCAATACTAATATCACTCAATTATCTGAGGATTCAGTAGAGTAAATGTAGaggcagtgagaaaaaaaatcttctataTATTGTAGCTAAGCATTTAGTTTTAACTGTATATTTGCACAGCCAGCACAAGAAGTgcttcatttttagaaaaataatgcatGATCAGAAGTCACACATCAAATGAAAACGTGATGATGGTTCTGCACAAATATATGACCATAAATGACGTATTGTATTGTGGAAGCTAAGGAGtgtgctgtgtgtttctctgctttatagcacttttttttttttactccagacTGTCAAAAAGAAAGTATATGAAACTCACTGTAGAGAAGAACATCAAATTAGTTTAATGAGATGCTTAGTGTCCAACAATATTGAGCCGATGTCCCATTGCTTAAATATAGAAATGTGGCGCTAATTCCAGCAAGACAAGATCTTGAGAATGTGTTGCACAGCTGAGTGCTTAGGACATCCCTGGAGGCTAGAAAAACAGCACAAGTGGGTAATGCTATAATCTGAGTTAGTTGGGAAAATATGCCACTTTGGCTCAGTATGGCTGATGTCCAACTATTCAAGGCTTACTGAGAGCTTTAAAGTAATAAtagggagagaaagagacaatCATTACATTCATCTGTGTTTGTAAACATTTATATGATAGAGAAAAGATTAAATAACTGaagtgtttaattttaaagtcaatGTGAATATGACACACTTggtacaaaaatacaaatacaaaatgaagaaagagaGATTGATGTAGTCAGCCTTTTAACGCCTATGAATCTCAATAGGAACAGATGATTACTAAAAGCAATTTGCTTGtggttttgtttgaattttatgCAGCATCGTCAGACCAATCCCTGCTGATTTCAACTATTGTTCCCGTTTGAATTCAGCAAATGTGTTTCAGCTGCAATTTAGTCCCTGAACAAAGTGGAATTTCCTGCAGATCTCACCCAGAGGATGCTCCAGATATTACTGACCACGCATGCAAACATTGAGACATTTCAAACAGCAGTCCCGTTTATTTTACTCCTCATcttaacttctgtttttttccattccATCTTTCCTCAATTTAGCTAAGTAAAACtagcttaataataataatagtaatgcatattcttttgaaaaaagaGAGCTTGTGATTTTTGGAgacatcacttttttttgtctttcttaagAACTAACCTTTTACTTCTCTATAtcctaaataaagaaaaatagaaaaccttTACAAAATGAGAATGGATAACTTTTAATCTGGAATACTGCTGTTTATGAAAACTAATGTAAATAAAGCCCCCATTTTTCAAACCTTCtcagaagacaaacaaaacaataaaaatagtaCTGTGCTTTTAGTGTCATTCTAATCCACTGGTAAAACGTGcatttataattatatttaaagaaaatcattagTGGATTCTTTGTCGTTTTTAGCCAAAGATTTAAAGAGCCATTGTGGAAGGTAGAGAGAGCCACTTGCGGCTCCGGAGCACCAGGTTGCAGACCTTGTGCAAGTCGGTAATTGATAAGGGGCAGTGTTGCAGCTTAGTATcgacaaaacaaagaagaagaagaagaaatatttccaaagaaGAAGAGCTTGTTTACAATAATGCTTCGTTCAGTAACTATTTAGGGGATGATCGTGTTGCACAGCAGTCTGTACAGCGTTCTTGCTCTCACCATGTTGTCCCTCCTGTTGTCGCGAGGTTTCTGTCAGGCTGTCACTGAAGTCAACCGAAGGTCTTACCCGACTGTAGCTTCATTTATCCGGACTTTCACGACCCCCAGCACATCATGCGGAGGAACATACGACGATGGTAATTTCACAGAGAAATGTTCCTTCACTTCACTCAACTCTGTCCTTCACGAGTCACCTCTAAGCCCATCTGTACACGGCATACATACACAAGTGTGACAATAACACTTAACACCTTATTACCTGGTTTTAAGGctgataatttattttatggcaTGTACTTTGTCCTTCAAGACACGTAAAACCGCTCAAACTGGTTCGTCCTTCATTTTAGGATTCCGACATTTTTGGTTAACTTGGAGAAACAATGGTTCAGATAACTTACTGTAATGCAGCCGGGGCTGTTGAGTCATGAGTTACAGTAAAACTGAACAAGTGGTGTGTTTCGACACCGGTGTACTATCTGGTTTAGCGTTTCACGGCTGTTCACTCCAAGGTGCGTTCAAGTCCGCTTGTACACTAAACTATTTtgacaatgacaaaaaatatatacatcatGCAAAATCCACTTGGGCTCCTTGATATGTTTTAccttaagtttgtttttctgtaacagctaccatttatttaaattctgtGACATTTAGGCAGGACGTGTAGTTTGCATTTCACCTGCTTTCTGAACTAAATGTAGCAAGTTGTGTCTCTTCGGCattcttttgtcatttctggcatgaaataacattttatccaTGCTTTTGTGTCTATTTGATACTTTTTCCATTCTTTTGTGTTAacatcttgcaaaaaaaaaaagacatggtttttgctttttagtaTGCAATCTGTGTTTCTCATATCTGGTCCTAAAGGAGCACTacctgtcatattttagatacAAAAatacctgattcaaatgattgcctGGCCTCCTGCAGCCATCAAGTGCTCCAGAGGCCTGTTGATCACCTGCCCATTCAACTCTAGTGTGTGGCAGGCAGAAGGAAAACTCAAACTCCTAAAACAGTAGATGGTCCCTGAGGACCAGAATTCAGAAGCACTGTTCTAATGTACGAGTTTGCAAATATGGGTTTAAGGATAGAACTTGCCTTTAGTTTTTATCAAGcagcaaaaaacagaaaaatagattAGAATCAATGTTGCTGCCAGTCGAAGACGCACCCAGGCTCTGGTAAATAATATGGTTTGAGTATATGAGATAAGTGGGAATAAATTAACTcttcatgttgcttttgaaGGGACTTTTATCCTTTATGCTGACATTTTTTAGAGGTTTAAAGTCCAAATAATGCATTGCATTCTACTCTAGGGACTTCAGTTAAATGCATACATGACCAGtgtatttgttgtgtttatttctatgacattaaaacatttttatgtcgAAATAACAGAGATGGACCACAAACTGTCTCCCCAGAGagatatttaattattttcaaataattattacatGTCAACACAATCTCATTAAAGTTTTGATGACTTGGCAATTCCCTTACAATCTTATTGTCTAAAATTATCTATTGACTCAAACTAAAAGTTAGTTCCATACCACCTCATAAAttgctgtaaaataattaaGACAGATGATCAATAAGGTCTTAGTCTATTCATTCCTTAGTagcaaaatgggaaaaaatgctttatttatacagtttcacaaaaaataagaaaaatgtaagtaaagaaaatggtaagacaaaaaaagaaatgacccctagacattaaaataaaggtaTATCACAACAGGACAAAAGcttatctggaaaaaaaaaactgcaactgattttatgcttgtttttgtttttttaaagttatgtctATTTATGTGAAACATCATTTGAAAGGAGGAATTTTCTTTGATAACTATTCTAAGATTCATGGTGTTGAAAATTACAACATCTTTGAGATATATGAGGAGTTTACCAGGCAAAATTGCATGAAAGGTGAACAATCAGTGATTATTTCTTCTTCATGGTGTTGGCCAGTGGGTGAGATGAAGTGAGCAGCAAGGGAACATTTTAATGCGAGTAAGTTAGCCATAATGGGATGTTACTGGTCTGCAGCGGCCAGCATTTCCTTTTGCCAGCACCTTCTTTTGAGCAAGGTGTTCTTGAATTCAGCAGGATAGAGCAGACGGGGAGACGCTTAGTTTATATGGAACTCCATCAAGCACGACAGCTAGCATGCTTTGTTCCACTGTCTGCATTTTCCTATTTACTCCCTTCACTCATTTCTTCGTAGAAGCGTCACTGGTGACCCCCTCTCAGCTGAAGGCCATGCTGTCAAACCGTAGCGTTCAGCTTTTCGATGTGAGGAATCCAGATGAATACCAGGATGGCCACATTCCTCAAGCTATCAACCTCCCATGTAGGTCACAGTACATGTGCAGTCAAGTTTAGAGCTGTTCATCTGGAAATTTAcgttgacttttcttttttgttatttttgttttttcctgtgtgaCATTACAAGTGAATATCGTGGAGGAGTCTCTGAAGCTGCCTCCTGAGAGCTTTAAGCAGAAGTTTGAAGTGAAGGCTCCTGGAAAAGATGACGATAATATAGTGTTTAATTGCAGAACCGGCGTTAGGAGTGGCGAGGCCCTGGGCATTGCCCGTCAGATGGGATTTCACAGGTAAAAACAGGCAGGTTTCCGTTTGCAAGAACCTTGACAAACTGGTTGTTCACTTACAGGAAGAGCAGGAAAAGAGATGATCTTTTTATTGCGTGTGTCTTTTTCTCAGAGCAAGACACCTGAAAGGAGGGTACGTTGCATGGGTCGAGCAAGAAGGAAATTGAAATCATACTAAAATCTACTTCCTGTGAGATTAGGGttttgaaatgtagaaaatcaTTAAACAGAATGTCATCACTGTTCACTTTGGCAGCAGTGTTTAGGCTGTTGAAAGTTAGCTTTACATACttcttattttaaagttactgaatttgattaaaatacgCATTAAACTTGAGTAAATACAGCAAGTGTCCTTTTTATTCGAAATAAAATCATTGGAGGTGTGTTAAATTTGAACAAGTTTCATgttaataaaaggttttaaaaaaaatgtctctttctAGATTTTTGCTTTGAGGGAATCTTACAGGAGTTTATTGTAAGCATgttctgtttcagctgttttgtctTACCATGCCGAACCTATGTAGGAAAATCATGTTTTGAAGTGCAAGTTTGATCTGTTGATATCTTCCGTGCCTATTGCAGTGAAAAAATTCAGGGCTGTCCAAAGTTCAATACACAAATGATTTGATAGCCACAGCATAATGGACGTTGACCTTTCAGCCCTCAGTGGCAGTGCATTagaaatcatttcattttagatCAGCCACGTTGGATCAGGGGTACTTCAGAAAACCACTGTCAATCATCATATTTCAGCACAAAGTCCTGGAAATGTCACTTGAAACTGGATCAAACAAGAACAAATCCATACATCATCTCAAGTGGAAAGGCATAAGTGCTCTACAGGTGGACAGAAAGAGTCTATATGTGATTGATGGTCAAATGAGTCAAAATTTCATTGTGTCAGTAATGCTAAAGGAACATTGGAACACTTTTAGATAAAGTTCATAGGCTAACCTGGATGATGATAAGCAGGCGTGTTGTACATAAAtgtcttgctaaaaaaaagatgccccatgtttttctttttttttctgtcacaaccATTtgtatgtgcttttttttaggACTTTATGTAATTGTGACAGACTATGACAACTAGGGCATAGTACATGTGAAGCGGAAGGAAACAGATATTCTTCTAATATATGAAAGTCCTAAAAACAAGCCATTGTTTTTGCAAACCACATAAGTGGGTCAGCTGatatgtaatttaatctcaggaCAAGCACAGCTGTTGAATGAAGGACTTTCAGGTTTATCCAGAatatcagaaaaacatgaaacccAAAGAATACAGCAGACGGGTCAAGGAGATAGTGGTGCAATCAATCATCTGAAAAGGGAAGGCGTGTCGCACAGCTGCAAATCCATCAAGATATGAAAGTCTGCTTTAACTGACGGGCTGAGCAGGGAAGGCCCAGTGAGCAACACGGAGCAAACCTGAGTGCACTACCTCAGCAATGAAATGGTGGTgggagcatcatgctgtgagaaTGCTTAGAGCTGATAGGGAAATCAACTGGAAGCGAATCGGGACAACAAGCctgaatttaaaatttaactttGACTGACTGAGCTTGACACAAATgcacatcacacttttcaggtttatATTTCTACAATATTTGGAAAACCATGTTTCAGTCTCCTTCCTCTTCAACAGTATGCCCTAATTTGTCTatcgcataaaatcccattaaaatatgCTGAtgtagtgtgacaaaatgtgaaatagttttAGGGATGTGAAGGATGTGAGAATGATCTACAGGACtttgaaaagtattcatatatTTTGTCTTCCAAGGAATCAAGACTTTTTTGCAATcttataaagtcaaaataaagaaatctaaaGGCctattacagtttttctttaaagtttgctTGCTTTTATACCCAgtttaaattcagtttctgtACCCAAACACCACAGCATATTTTAGtgtgtaaaacttaaaaaaacgtAGGAAAGTGAGCAGACAGGATGCCTGGCCTAAGAGTCATCCTGACATCAGAATGAAAATCCAGTAAAGatctgaaaaaacaaagcagaatccTTCATTGATACTTTACTTTAATGCAGGTTTTCAGCTAGAATACAATACTATTTACAGCACTGTCAAATTGTGTTATCTTTGTAGATTCAGCAGAACGAAAACGGAGAACAAGCTTAAAGTCTTTGCTCGTTAAAAGTTGGTGCTTCACTAAGTTGATTGTTTATTGAGAAAAAGATTACAAGATAGTCTACCCCCTtggaagtaaaatgtaaaacaaattgatATAATTCACACCTTTCTGTATTGAAGTAATATTTTCTCCTTTGAGATCTATATGGTGGTCTTAGCAGGACAACGTCAGACCACAGAGTTTCTTGTATTGTAACATGGGCATGTGTCTGACAGTTCTGCTTCAGAACTGATAAATGGAAGAACCAATCAAATCTTTCCTTGAATCATAAGCTGCAGAAACCTGACACTGAACTGGAATGGAGGCAGACTTCGCTGGAATGCAACTAACATTATAACTGAATAACGGTGGCTGTAACAAAAGCAGTGAATGTGATTTTAGGTGTATTGCTTTTCTCTAGTCGTACTGGAGCTGCTCACTTACTAAATTTTCAattatcttttgtgttttttgtatcaTTTAATTAAAGAGGTGCTCAAGTCTacttaaataatgcaaaattatCATTTTTGCTAGATCTGCAAAATTATCCACCCTCTTAATGAGCTCCAAATATGTTTTGTTCAGCTATTGAATGCCTATGAACCACATACTATGTCCTAAATATGCCCAATGAGGTTCTGACCAACACATTACTGAGTCAAAGGGTTTGAGACTgaagatattgttttttttattatctttactGCTTCTGATCTTATGGGGGTCATTTAGATTGAGTCTATCCTGAGAAGAGTGGTCAGatagaattaaataaaatgccaaGTCAttgaaagttattaaaaattaacCCATGAAGTTCATTTGCTCAGTTTTTAAGCCTGGCCTCAAAATGACCTGCTGGCACGGTTTCAGTGAACTCCTACAAATTGTGCAGTCACAGGGCAGCTGATGTCTCTCTGTTGTTCTGATTGAATTAGAGGACCAAAATGCAGTTTCCCCCCCTTTTGGGCCTCTGTGTTCAGGCATTCCTTTACGGTTTAAATCCTGTGTTGTAACATAAAGCTGTTATCTTACATTTTTTGGACAGCATTTTGGTAAGCTCCTATACTGACAaactgctttataaataaagcagCATCAAAAGAGAAGATTGGCAGGTTTATAATTGTCACATAACTCCTAACATTAAGTTCTGGGTTTTGGTTTGAATGTTTGGGACGACAATAGGTTGACTCTATTGTATAAGGGATTTGACTCAcaattttgtctaaaaataaagcCACGAATAAAGAATTTGATGTtggcaaactgaaaat
Protein-coding regions in this window:
- the LOC103456652 gene encoding thiosulfate sulfurtransferase/rhodanese-like domain-containing protein 1 — translated: MIVLHSSLYSVLALTMLSLLLSRGFCQAVTEVNRRSYPTVASFIRTFTTPSTSCGGTYDDEASLVTPSQLKAMLSNRSVQLFDVRNPDEYQDGHIPQAINLPLNIVEESLKLPPESFKQKFEVKAPGKDDDNIVFNCRTGVRSGEALGIARQMGFHRARHLKGGYVAWVEQEGN